In a genomic window of Occallatibacter riparius:
- a CDS encoding tetratricopeptide repeat protein has product MKRTYTLAILLGAALLGGYLCSAQEDDTARLTKQAMAGNASAQVQLGMKYAMTMHPDFTEAMKWFRMAADQGSADGQLHLAAMYDIGVSPQNPTEAVKWYALAAKQGQKDAEFRLGQMYDSARGVTQDYAQAAEWYKKAAAQGRLDAEYRLGEMYESGLGVKQSYTDAMHWYLGAASKGRPEAEYRLGYLYEMGLGTKKDKQQAIAWYQKSSDHGFPDATQALRALEVQ; this is encoded by the coding sequence ATGAAAAGGACGTATACTCTGGCAATCCTTTTGGGTGCTGCCCTGCTTGGTGGATATTTGTGCTCAGCACAGGAAGACGACACCGCTAGATTAACGAAGCAGGCGATGGCCGGAAATGCATCGGCGCAGGTCCAGCTGGGCATGAAGTATGCCATGACGATGCATCCGGATTTTACCGAAGCGATGAAGTGGTTCCGGATGGCTGCGGATCAGGGGTCGGCAGATGGGCAACTTCATCTCGCCGCAATGTACGACATCGGAGTCTCTCCGCAAAATCCAACGGAGGCGGTGAAATGGTACGCGTTAGCCGCAAAGCAGGGACAAAAGGATGCGGAGTTCCGTCTCGGCCAGATGTACGATAGCGCACGCGGCGTGACACAGGATTATGCTCAGGCCGCTGAGTGGTACAAGAAGGCCGCTGCGCAGGGAAGACTCGACGCGGAATACCGCCTAGGCGAGATGTATGAAAGCGGCCTGGGTGTGAAGCAGAGCTATACCGATGCGATGCACTGGTATCTGGGCGCTGCGTCGAAAGGCCGTCCTGAGGCGGAATATAGACTCGGTTATCTGTACGAGATGGGTTTGGGAACAAAGAAGGACAAGCAGCAGGCGATCGCCTGGTATCAGAAATCCAGTGATCATGGATTTCCCGATGCCACCCAGGCGCTTAGAGCACTGGAAGTGCAGTGA
- a CDS encoding RraA family protein, translating to MKYLFALTLLLCASLAALPATSQVKMTHDQMLFYTSDWHGDRFPDGRPKVSDTLLKRAVDMSIEDIWDFLRSKGYQNQFEAGWQALHIEKPFAGRAVTAQYMPLRPDMAHAITAEGKAEGRVGGTNMWPINELQIGDVYVADGFGKIIEGTLIGSNLGNGIAAHTHTGFVFDAGIRDQEENREIPDFNGFYRGYDPSAWAQMELTSINAPIRIGRAVVLPGDLVLAKPEGVLFIPAILAEEAISTAEFTALKDDYNFELNQEGKNGAEFEGGWNAKKYDGFAKWIDAHPDKLKMPRSEFDALLAKALSHPEN from the coding sequence CAGATGCTCTTTTATACCTCGGACTGGCACGGGGATCGGTTCCCCGACGGCCGGCCCAAGGTGTCGGACACCTTGCTGAAGCGCGCCGTGGATATGTCGATCGAAGATATATGGGACTTCCTCCGCTCCAAGGGATACCAGAATCAATTCGAGGCGGGCTGGCAGGCTCTCCACATCGAAAAACCGTTCGCTGGACGTGCAGTCACCGCGCAATACATGCCGCTCCGGCCCGATATGGCGCACGCAATCACCGCTGAGGGTAAGGCGGAGGGCCGAGTGGGGGGCACAAACATGTGGCCGATCAACGAACTGCAGATTGGAGACGTGTACGTGGCCGATGGCTTCGGCAAGATCATCGAAGGCACCTTGATCGGTTCTAACCTCGGCAACGGAATTGCCGCGCACACTCACACGGGCTTCGTGTTCGATGCGGGTATTCGCGATCAGGAAGAGAACCGCGAGATTCCGGACTTTAATGGCTTCTATCGCGGATACGATCCCTCCGCCTGGGCTCAAATGGAATTGACATCGATCAATGCACCCATCCGCATTGGAAGGGCGGTTGTGCTGCCGGGCGATCTGGTTCTCGCGAAGCCAGAGGGAGTGCTGTTCATCCCCGCCATTCTGGCCGAAGAGGCGATCAGCACTGCTGAATTCACCGCACTCAAAGATGACTACAACTTCGAGTTGAATCAGGAAGGCAAGAACGGGGCCGAGTTCGAGGGCGGCTGGAACGCGAAGAAGTATGACGGTTTCGCGAAGTGGATCGATGCCCACCCTGACAAATTGAAGATGCCGAGGAGTGAATTCGACGCGTTGCTGGCGAAAGCGCTATCCCATCCGGAGAATTGA
- a CDS encoding PilZ domain-containing protein has protein sequence MKAGTKVERRREKRYPQNIDVLVRELPGCDEPELGSATTKPGRIQNVSTNGLCLLTFQPIRPLAIVRCEFPVCDSGIRIPTLMHVRWTRQQSEDIRGYISGLEALL, from the coding sequence ATGAAAGCCGGGACAAAGGTCGAGCGCCGTCGCGAGAAGCGCTATCCCCAGAACATTGACGTGCTTGTAAGGGAGTTGCCCGGCTGTGATGAACCTGAGTTGGGCAGCGCCACGACTAAGCCCGGACGTATTCAGAATGTCAGTACCAATGGCCTCTGCCTGCTGACATTCCAGCCCATTCGACCGCTTGCGATCGTCCGCTGCGAGTTTCCAGTGTGCGATTCGGGGATCCGAATACCGACCCTCATGCACGTGCGCTGGACGCGCCAGCAAAGCGAGGATATCAGAGGATACATCTCCGGTCTCGAAGCTTTGCTGTGA
- a CDS encoding helix-turn-helix transcriptional regulator, which translates to MQIVHTTPGFILINRAICPVAFNTAALQILAFPTDPNKIHQPMLFIRDKITFWLLKSNGRAEPIFVHEIVSGQRKYTCRAFRCDWQIGTNEPMNYVVLLERHSHGPGGLIGLTEQFGLTPRELQTVSLLTEGLTSKQIASRMRISPNTVKAFLRLVMFKMDVSTRSGIVGKVFGSQPDTAEETHDRPNSSEQFT; encoded by the coding sequence GTGCAAATAGTACACACCACTCCTGGATTCATACTTATAAATCGGGCGATCTGTCCGGTCGCGTTCAATACGGCCGCTCTTCAGATCCTTGCATTTCCCACCGACCCGAACAAGATCCATCAGCCAATGCTGTTCATCCGCGACAAAATCACGTTTTGGTTGCTGAAAAGCAACGGGCGAGCGGAGCCTATTTTTGTCCATGAGATCGTCTCCGGACAGCGTAAATACACATGCAGGGCCTTCCGATGCGACTGGCAGATCGGGACCAATGAGCCCATGAATTACGTTGTTCTTTTAGAGCGGCATTCTCATGGGCCTGGCGGTCTGATAGGACTGACGGAGCAGTTCGGCCTGACGCCTCGCGAACTCCAGACAGTATCTCTTTTGACTGAAGGACTGACGAGTAAGCAGATCGCGTCGCGGATGAGGATAAGCCCCAACACCGTGAAGGCCTTTCTCCGGCTTGTCATGTTCAAAATGGACGTGTCAACCCGTTCCGGGATTGTGGGCAAGGTATTTGGATCCCAGCCCGATACGGCGGAGGAGACACATGATCGACCTAATTCATCTGAGCAGTTTACTTAG
- a CDS encoding DUF362 domain-containing protein: MGLLSTPVQIENGSVGDMKAHLNRRELIQRLGAAAAGLYLAPARLTASTPAPIAPVAISRCSSYGPEVVSALASMFDQLGGLAKLVSGKTVAIKINVTGSSTERFRGLSQGQTYWVHPQVVSATVHLLGQAGARRIRLLESPTSSKVHTLEEFISQAGWKVSELTSAAPRVEMENTNFAGPSKQYVRFAVPGGGMLFKAYDLNRSYEDCDVFVSLAKLKEHTTAGLTGSMKNLFGITPTTIYGEGAGIDEPSQEAAGGRSMLHNGSRQPSKSALPELNPHSPRDPGYRVPRVTVDLVAARPIHLSIIDGIQTVAGGEGPWARQMRTVPPGLLIAGTNCVTTDAVCAALMGFDPMADRGTPPFENCDSTLKLAEELGIGTRDLRRVEVIGVPISKGRIDFRKV; this comes from the coding sequence ATGGGTTTACTATCTACACCAGTGCAAATTGAGAACGGCTCGGTGGGCGATATGAAAGCGCATCTCAATCGGAGAGAACTGATTCAACGTCTCGGCGCCGCAGCAGCGGGGCTGTATCTCGCACCGGCGCGGCTTACTGCATCGACGCCAGCGCCCATTGCACCGGTCGCCATCTCGAGATGCTCCAGCTACGGCCCGGAAGTGGTCAGCGCGCTAGCCTCGATGTTCGATCAGCTAGGCGGCCTTGCAAAGCTCGTCAGCGGCAAGACGGTGGCGATCAAGATCAACGTTACGGGAAGCTCCACGGAGCGTTTCAGGGGCCTGTCGCAGGGGCAGACCTACTGGGTGCACCCGCAAGTTGTAAGCGCCACGGTTCACCTGCTCGGCCAGGCTGGTGCACGGCGCATACGGCTGCTCGAAAGCCCAACCTCTTCGAAGGTGCATACGCTCGAGGAGTTCATCTCGCAGGCTGGGTGGAAAGTGTCCGAGCTCACCAGCGCCGCTCCCCGCGTGGAGATGGAGAACACAAACTTCGCCGGCCCTTCGAAACAGTACGTGCGGTTCGCCGTACCCGGTGGAGGCATGTTGTTCAAGGCATATGACCTGAATCGAAGTTACGAAGACTGCGACGTGTTTGTGTCTCTGGCCAAGTTGAAGGAGCACACTACCGCAGGTCTGACTGGATCGATGAAGAACCTGTTCGGCATCACTCCCACAACGATCTACGGCGAAGGCGCAGGGATTGATGAGCCGAGCCAGGAGGCGGCCGGCGGACGATCCATGCTGCACAACGGCAGCCGTCAGCCTTCTAAGAGCGCGCTGCCCGAGTTGAATCCGCACTCGCCGCGCGATCCCGGCTACCGCGTACCGCGCGTGACCGTCGACCTGGTTGCAGCGCGGCCCATTCACCTGAGCATCATCGACGGCATTCAGACCGTCGCGGGTGGCGAAGGCCCTTGGGCCCGGCAGATGCGGACAGTTCCTCCCGGTCTGCTGATTGCCGGCACAAATTGCGTGACGACCGATGCCGTTTGCGCGGCGCTGATGGGCTTTGATCCCATGGCAGATCGGGGCACGCCACCGTTTGAGAATTGCGACAGCACGCTGAAGCTTGCCGAAGAACTGGGCATCGGCACACGCGACCTGAGACGCGTTGAGGTGATCGGTGTGCCCATTTCCAAAGGCCGAATCGACTTCCGCAAAGTGTAA
- a CDS encoding mandelate racemase/muconate lactonizing enzyme family protein, with protein sequence MHMFGAGRFNRRSVLKSSLAALAAAALGRTAQPAEPALRNVNTASSPSALKITDMRYAVVVKPGPSPCVLIRVDTNQGVYGLGEVRDIAGPQYAMVLKSRIVGENPLNIDFLFQKIAQFGGNARQAGGVCAVEMALWDIAGKVYNIPVYQMLGGKWRDTIRIYADTTESREPREYGLRAKERKAMGLTWMKMDLGIEVLDGIAGTVMRPEGMSKWEMRDQPHPFTATEVTDKGIDRLCEYVAAVRDNIGYDMPLSMDHLGHIGVKSVIRLGKAYEKFNLEWMEDVVPWYYTDLLKEIREASPTPILTGEDIYQFSDFETLCREHAVDKIHPDLSTSGGILQTHRIGDMAFRYGLPMAMHFAGTPVACMANVHCAAATRNFLALENHSLDVPFWQDLVNGIDKPIVNKGFIKVPDTAGLGITLNDDEVKRHLKPGTGYFEPTPTWDEPQSWDDAIFS encoded by the coding sequence ATGCATATGTTCGGCGCTGGCAGGTTCAATCGTCGTAGTGTTCTCAAGTCTTCATTGGCGGCTCTGGCCGCCGCTGCACTCGGCCGAACCGCGCAGCCTGCGGAGCCCGCTCTCAGGAATGTAAACACAGCCTCGAGCCCCTCGGCGTTGAAGATCACAGATATGCGCTACGCCGTCGTGGTCAAGCCCGGACCGAGCCCCTGTGTGCTTATTCGCGTCGACACCAACCAGGGCGTCTACGGTTTGGGCGAGGTGCGCGATATTGCCGGCCCGCAATACGCAATGGTGCTGAAGAGCCGCATCGTGGGCGAAAATCCGCTGAACATCGACTTCCTCTTTCAGAAGATTGCGCAGTTTGGCGGCAACGCCCGGCAGGCAGGCGGTGTTTGCGCCGTGGAGATGGCGCTCTGGGATATCGCAGGAAAGGTGTACAACATCCCCGTCTACCAGATGCTGGGCGGCAAGTGGCGCGACACGATTCGCATTTATGCCGACACCACGGAATCAAGAGAACCGAGAGAGTACGGGCTGCGCGCCAAAGAGCGCAAAGCGATGGGTCTGACCTGGATGAAGATGGATCTGGGCATCGAGGTCCTGGATGGTATCGCCGGCACGGTGATGCGTCCTGAAGGCATGAGCAAGTGGGAAATGCGCGATCAGCCTCATCCGTTTACGGCCACCGAAGTCACCGATAAGGGCATCGACAGGCTCTGCGAGTATGTTGCGGCGGTGCGCGACAACATCGGCTATGACATGCCTCTCTCGATGGACCACCTGGGTCACATCGGCGTGAAATCCGTCATTCGCCTTGGAAAAGCGTACGAGAAGTTCAATCTGGAGTGGATGGAAGACGTCGTTCCCTGGTACTACACCGATCTCTTGAAAGAGATTCGGGAAGCCAGCCCCACTCCGATCCTGACCGGCGAAGACATCTACCAGTTCTCCGATTTCGAGACGCTCTGCAGGGAACATGCGGTCGATAAGATCCACCCCGACCTCTCTACTTCAGGCGGTATCCTCCAGACGCACCGCATCGGCGACATGGCCTTCCGTTACGGCCTTCCCATGGCTATGCATTTTGCGGGCACGCCGGTGGCATGCATGGCGAACGTTCACTGCGCTGCGGCGACGAGAAATTTTCTCGCACTGGAGAACCATTCTCTGGATGTGCCGTTCTGGCAGGACCTGGTAAACGGTATCGACAAACCCATAGTGAACAAGGGTTTTATAAAGGTACCGGATACAGCCGGCCTGGGCATCACTCTGAACGATGACGAGGTGAAGCGCCACTTGAAACCAGGCACTGGATATTTCGAGCCGACACCGACGTGGGACGAGCCCCAATCCTGGGACGACGCCATCTTCAGCTAG
- a CDS encoding DsbA family protein, translated as MIFACCRRLVIIVLASACGVLFAQESVQQPAANISGTVLTLGELEATQSGKLLQARYQHYLSERKALEDAIDERLLKTEAEKKNVSLDTLMDTVVYKGIQDPTEDQLKVYYEGLETQDTYENVRSAVLQHIRELRRSRARAAYVAELRKNAQISILLMPPTAAVNTEGAFTLGKSNAPVTLIEFADYQCPYCQTANPQIQRLKREFGESLTVIFKDFPLPMHASAQKAAEASRCAGQQGKFWEYHDTLFSTRLLSPDDLRDHARVLKLDTDRFDKCLANGDEAGAVKKDFQQANALGLSGTPSFFINGHFFSGAMDYAAVKEFINQQLNGVTSKQQMLSQK; from the coding sequence ATGATCTTTGCCTGCTGCCGGCGCCTGGTCATCATTGTTCTTGCGAGTGCCTGTGGAGTTCTGTTCGCACAGGAATCTGTCCAGCAGCCCGCCGCTAACATAAGCGGGACGGTGCTTACCCTTGGAGAACTTGAGGCCACGCAATCCGGCAAACTTCTCCAGGCCCGTTATCAGCATTACTTGAGCGAACGCAAAGCACTGGAGGATGCGATTGATGAGCGTCTCCTGAAGACGGAGGCGGAGAAGAAGAACGTCTCACTGGATACGCTGATGGATACGGTAGTATACAAGGGTATCCAGGATCCCACTGAGGATCAGCTCAAGGTCTATTATGAAGGGCTCGAGACGCAGGATACATATGAGAATGTACGGAGTGCGGTACTTCAGCATATTCGCGAGCTACGACGGTCCAGAGCGCGTGCGGCTTATGTGGCGGAGTTGCGAAAGAATGCGCAAATCAGCATTCTGCTGATGCCTCCTACGGCTGCTGTGAATACCGAAGGCGCATTCACGCTCGGGAAGAGCAACGCTCCCGTGACATTAATTGAGTTTGCCGACTATCAGTGCCCGTACTGCCAAACTGCAAATCCTCAGATACAGCGGCTCAAAAGGGAGTTTGGCGAGTCACTCACGGTCATTTTTAAGGATTTCCCGCTTCCCATGCACGCCAGCGCACAGAAAGCCGCTGAGGCCTCCCGATGTGCTGGTCAGCAGGGGAAGTTCTGGGAATATCATGACACCCTGTTCAGCACCCGGCTGCTTAGCCCGGACGATCTGCGCGATCACGCGCGCGTCCTAAAACTGGATACGGATCGATTCGACAAGTGCCTGGCCAATGGAGATGAAGCCGGTGCGGTGAAGAAGGACTTCCAGCAAGCCAATGCTCTTGGTCTTAGCGGAACCCCGAGCTTCTTTATCAATGGGCATTTCTTCAGCGGCGCGATGGACTATGCAGCCGTCAAGGAGTTTATCAATCAACAACTCAACGGCGTGACGTCGAAGCAGCAGATGCTATCGCAGAAGTAG